A stretch of the Capsicum annuum cultivar UCD-10X-F1 chromosome 10, UCD10Xv1.1, whole genome shotgun sequence genome encodes the following:
- the LOC124887747 gene encoding integrin-linked protein kinase 1-like: MDDNELHLSPPTMIPQRMDSGGPYRLLHCSGLGDKEGVMQELQKGVEPNLVDYDKRTALHLASSEGCLEIVVLLLEKGADVNSTDRWGRTVSCALIEIKMNYLCCRFWIVVSYRFHCTVHCW; the protein is encoded by the exons ATGGACGATAACGAGCTTCATTTGTCACCTCCCACG ATGATACCTCAAAGAATGGACTCAGGAGGTCCTTATCGTCTTCTGCACTGTTCCGGTCTTGGTGACAAAGAGGGAGTGATGCAAGAGCTTCAGAAAGGAGTGGAACCGAATCTGGTTGACTATGATAAGAGAACAGCTCTTCATTTAGCTTCTTCTGAAGGTTGTTTGGAGATTGTTGTTCTACTTCTTGAGAAAGGAGCTGATGTGAACTCCACAGATCGCTGGGGTCGAACTGTAAGTTGCGCACTTATTGAAATTAAAATGAATTACCTTTGCTGCcggttttggattgttgtttcGTATCGTTTTCACTGTACTGTACATTGTTGGTga